One Planctomycetaceae bacterium genomic window, GCTTCATCGGCTTCGGTCAGCAGTTCCTGCATCGGCGATGTGAACTGACTGAACTCCACAGCCCGTTCACGAATTCCCTGAACCTGTTCGCGTGACAGCGGTTCAAAATTCACGATGAAGTTGTCGTCCCGCGCCAGGTCCGCTTCGGTCTGCCTGTCCAGTCCGCGGTGGATCGCATCGTCCGGACGCTGGAACAGCCGGTATTCGCAGTTCTGCGAAAACTTGTAGCTGACAGCCTGCTGTGTGTATTGTCCGAGATGATCCAGGCAACCGGCCGGGACCACGACCGACGCGGTGATGTCGTCTTCCGTCTGCACTTTCTGAGCCGGCGCGAAATCCTGACGGAGTTTATAGGTTCGCCAGACGTTTTGATTCAGCAGGCCGACCCGCAGATAGGTGCCGACCAGCTTTCGGTCGCCATACTTCAGTTCGTGACCTGGATGACCATTGACAATATCAACGGTGAAGTCCCTGCGCCAGTCGCTGTCGGCGTCAACGCGGTGTGTCCGTTTGATAATGAACACAATTGCATAGATATAGTTGGGGATCGACTCCAGCCAGTGATTGTATTCATCCGTGTAATCGACGGAGGGTGTCAGAAGCTTGATCACGCTGCCCAGCGAACGACCTGGGTCGAGTAGTCGACGGCTGGGCCGGGCGCTGTAGTCCGGCTTAACACTTCCCGCAGGATTCCACCGATCAGAATAGTCGCGATCAAAGATCTCCTGAACTCTCTGCAGATCTTCTGCCGCATTGGCGACAAAGATCGGACCGTGCAAAAGGTAGTCGGCAATGGACTTGCTGATTTCGCTCTTCCCGCCGCCGCTGACTGTACATGGTTTGTGGCAGAATACGCCTTCGGAAAGCGATCCCACCAGACGCCAGGACGGGGCCGCCGGGTGCTTTTCCAGCCGGAACTTGTAGCCGGACGGTGTCATGTAGACATTGCCGGGTGTCAGCGGAATGGATCGGTCTGACCCATCGCGGTGCCAGGTGACTCGCTGGTCGTGAACGGTAGCCCGGCAGTTTTCCGGCACATAGATCAGTTCCGGAAACCGACGGTCGACACCGTGTCCGTCCGGATGCACGTCGATGGAATCCGAATAGTCGCGAGCCACATCGTCGAATGAACGATTGTTGTATCGCCGGCTGTCAGCAATGAACTCATCGCCCATGTTATAGCTGGCATAGGCTATTGCTCCGCCGGCGTGTTCCTCTTCGTAGTTGCCCGCAAGATTGGCGGCGTAGCTAAGCTGCGTCTTAACTTCCTTCTTGCAATATCCGAAGTAGTTGTCAGCGATCAGCGTGACAATAACGCCTTCTTCATCGCGGCACGTCAGTTTGAATGGCGTGCCGCCGTTGTAGAGTTCGTTTTCATCCTTCCAGCACATTTCGTCCGCGCGCTGGCGGTCTGTGGCTTCGTCGTGATGCGGCAGACCGACTTCCTTCTTTGTGAGTCCGGTCAGATGCGGAGCCAGGATTACACAGCCGGTATGACCGCTCCAGTGTTCGACGTCCAGGCCGGCGTCGTTGGCGGGAAGAAAGGGGTCTCCCGCGTTGCCGAAAATGGATTCCACAAAGTCCAGGTTGCTGACCAGGGAACCCGGGGCAAAGAACCGGATTTCCATCGTCTGCTCACTGCAGAAGCCGGGAACTTCCGGGCACAACAGCGGACGCAGCAGCAGCGAAACGAACGTGCGAGCCTTCGCGGATTCAGCCGCCGTAAACGGCAGTTCCAGCATGGCGTCCGGCGGATTGACGGCGTGATGGAACATCGCCGCAAACGTCTGACGCGGAACCGACTTCTTGTCCTGCGGAATCGGCAGTCCCCCTTCCGCGACGTGAAACGTGCCCTTCGTCGTTCTGCGATCGTGGACAGGATTGTGCAGCACACCATTGTGAACCCGGTACGACGAGACCAGATCGTTGCTGAAATGGTCACCGCCGACGGGCAGGGACAGTTCGCGGGCAATCCCGTGCCGATCCAGCACCAACGTGGAATCCGGCAGCGAAAGCGATTCCGCGCCGGCGATTCCCGCCAGATGTCTCTGCAGAAACCCTTCGATTCTTGCATCGGCCGGGCAGTGGACCGCGTCGAGTCGTTTCAGCCGCTGATGATAGGTTGCCAGCAGACGTTCCGGGCCGAGCGGTTCGCTGGCCAGACGGTCTGCCGGAACCGGTTGCCCGTTGGCAATCAGCTTCATCAGGATGTAGCGAATGATGTCTTCGCGAAACTTCTCACGTTCTTTGGCGGTTCGGGAAGGAATGAATCCAAGCGAGTCTTCGTAATCAATGTCGGGCATGGTACCGTCGGGTCAGCGAGGCCGGAGATCCGGCCGGATCACGGGTCGAAAACAGTTCTCGCCTGTTTTTCGTCGGGCAGCGGAATCTGACGCCCACGTGCCGCGCGCACGCTATCGGCACTGAGTCCGGCTTTCAAACGAATGAAGAAAGTCGGTGGCCGAAAGACACGGCATTCTCAATATGCGGACCGCTGCGGCACCACCTGGCGGGTGTGCCGGTCGCCGTCCCGGCACCTCCCAGGCGAAGCCGTCCGGGAGAGGTCGAGCAAAAGCGGAGCGATGCGAGAGGAGGTTCGAGCGCAGAAGTCGAGGCAGTGCCGTCGCTGCACAGCGTTCCCTCCCCAGAACTTGCTCCGCTCGTTCAGCCTCTGGCCTTCGGCCGGAGGACAGTTCAGGGCGACGCCCGCTCAGCCGCTTCCGGTTCGTCTGCCGATGGGCCATAGAGTCCGGGAACAGGGACGTCGTTTGCCTCGCAGATAAACACACAAATGAGCCCGGTGGTGAATCGTGTGGTTCAGTACCCACGTTCGCAACGATAAGCCGCGGCATTTCCATCAGTTTCACCCTGCTTCAGCAAAGCCCACGGCTGAAACAGTGTTTCGTCGTCGACGCTGTCAAAAGCAGCCGGCGTCCTTCGGCGACGTTCGTGTCAAATAGCCGCAGGATAGCAGCCGTCGACTTTGTTTCCTTTGGCGACTGAAAAGGCTCGCCGCCGGGAGGATGCACGTCCAGTGAATCGTGTTTGATCGTCATTTCGATCCCGCGCCGGAATGTCAGCCAGATGATTGGCGACCAATAGCCGATCGTGTTGGACTTGTCCGTGAATCTTCCAGTCGAACTTGTCGTCGGAACGCGTTCAACACCCTGCGAGTCCCCATATTCCATATCGAATTCGGGGATCAGTGACTTTCGATGGTTATCTGCATCGTGGGGTTCCGCTATTCGTAGATCAGGGAGTCCTTCTTGCGTACGAGACACTACTGTGCAGCCGCCGCGACTTGTTCGCCGGCGAGTTGTCTCGGGTGTGGCGACGGCTCGGCCGGGGAGCGATGTCAGGACGACGCAGGTTATCTGTGTGGCAGGATTGGCCATGCGGTATCGAACCGGTGTGGCCGAACGTGCGATTCGGAACAGCCCGTACTGCCGGCCTGCCACACCGACGTTGAAGCCCAGACCGCGCGATGTCTGATCCGGCTTGTTGTGATTGCGAGTCATCAGCGCCGCTGTTTCCGGTTTCACGACGCGGCCTCGCGGCAGGAATTCGCCGTCCAGGAACCGGCCGATGTCGGAGCCGACATGTGCGTCGTTCCCCATGGCGCGCCCAGCCTTCGCCAGTAGTCGCTGTTCCAGTCCCAGTTCTTTGCGGAAGGGTCGCCGGCTCCGGATTCCGGCGCGGCGTGTTCCGTCTGGACGGGAACCATATCGCGGAGTTCGAACTTCCCCAGGCCCTGCGCCGAGTGTTGCAGGTCCAGCTTGCGAAACACGGTGCGGTCGACGAGTTCATGGATTGTTTCGCCTGTGATGATTTCCGCCACGTGAGTCGCCAGCAGAATTCCCATGCTCGAATACTGGTACTGCGTTCCCGGAGCAAAATGCAGCGGCGTGCGAATCGCTCCGTGGACGAAGTCGGACAGCGGAGCGTGGCGGGCTCGCAGCGCGTTATTGTCGGGACGCTGATCCGGCAACCCCGAAACGTGCGACAGCAGATGCTGCATCGTGACGTCGTCGCGTCCATCGCGGTGAATTCCGGAATGAACTTCTTCAACCGGTCGTCCGAGCCACAAGATTCGCCCTTGTCGAACAGCGTCATCAGCGCCCGTCACGCAGACGGGTTTCGAAATCGATCGAGCAAGAAACATGGCGTCACCGGACTGAGCCGTGCCGATGTTTACCCGCAAATGTTCGTTCGTTCTGAGCGACATACGCTGCTGCTGGTGACCTGCCCTGATTCCTTCGCATCGGTTAACACCACCTGCGCAGCTTCAGGAACCGACTGCGATAATTTCGCTCAGCAACCGAGCAACACCGCACCCGGAACACATCCAGGCAGCCATTCCCGACTGCAGAAATCGACGACGCTTCATGGCCTGTCCGTACTTATGGAAACGAGGGTCGAGAAGAACTCACGCTGGTGCCATTCCTGCCATATTTTGATGTGTGCCACTGGCTGTGCCAGTGCCCTCCACGTTTGAAAACAATGGCACGGTCAGTGGCACAAAATTCATCTGGCCCATCCGCGGTGCAGCGCACCCAGGACGGACACGGTCGCCGCAGCGGGCATTCTACGCCAGCGTCCTGTACGACCTGACCGTGGACGTCGGTCGGAGGCGGTAGTCTCTTCCTGCGACCGGAAGTTGAGCGTTCGTGGTGAAGCCCAGCGGAGTGCATGATTGTGGCCTGCCTGGAGTGCGTGGACGTGAACCTTGTTTTCGACGACCTTGAAGCCCAGCTCGTCCAGTCTGTGGATTTGAATCCGCTACGCCTCCACCGGCCAGCCACGTGGTGAAGCAGTCCAGTTGGTGATCTCGTCCGAGCACCTTGCTGTTGGCGGTGCGGCCTTCGCGGAACGGCGTGCGGCCGGAATTTCGCCTCCGCAGATGATTAGTGTGTCTTTCAGCATGTCACGTTGTTTCAGATCCCAGATAGGCCGACAATGGGTTTGTCGGTCTTGGCGAACTTGTTCGTCAGCCCGTCAATGAGTCCTTCCTGTGGTCCGGTGCCGTGGGAAGTCCCAGCCCCAGTCGAACAGCTGCACATAGCGGACTCCCTGTTCCACCAGTCGGCGAGCCAGCAGGCAGTTGTTGGCGAAGCTGCTTTCGCCGGGTTTCGCGCCCGTAGGCTTCCTGAGTGGCCTGAGTTTCCTGGAAGTGATGTCCATCGTCAGGCCGTGCCTGCATGCAGAACGCCAGTTCGTACTGAGCGATCCGTGTCAGCGTTTCGGGTTGTCCCAGTTCCTGAGCCTGAAGTTCGTTGAGCTGCTTCAGAGCATCCAGCGATCGTCACTGACGCAGGTGCGGTCCATTCCCGCCGGATCTGGAGACGTAAAGCACAGGATCGCCCTTGGACCGGCATTGGACTCCACGGAACACCGACGGCAGGGAAGCCGCGCTGCCGTAGGGAGTTCGCTCCGCCGTTCGGCTGGACTCCGCTGCTGATGAGCACCACGAAGCCAGCAGATCCTGATTCTCCGTTCCCAGGCCGTACGTCACCCAGGAACCGAGCGACGGCCGGCCGGAACGCGGTGAACCGGTGTAGATCAGCAGTTCGGCCGGAGCGTGGTTGAACTGTTCGGTGTTCATCGAATGGATGAAACACATTTCGTCGACAACATCCGGCGTGGAAGTTTGGGACGGCGTCCATTGTGAGTCCTCGCTTCGCCGTACTGAGCAAACGTACGTGGCGTTCCCATCAGCTTCGGGACACCGGACGTGAAGGCAAACGTGCGACCTTCCAGAAATTCGTCCGGACAGTCTTGCCCGCTGCGTTTCACGAGTTCCGGCTTGTGGTCGTAGATGTCCAGGTTCGGCGGCGACCCGGTCAGGTGCAGATAGATGACTCGTTTGGCCTTCGGTTCGAAGTGCGGCTGACGCTCGGCCAGCGGCTGCATGGAATCAATGGGAATGTCCGCACTGACCGAACCACCGGACGGCAGTGCGATGGCCCCAAGTCCGACTCCGGATGTGGACAAGCGTGGCGACGAGTGTTGTATTGAAGGTTGGCGAGGAATGGGTTCATATCGAGATTACCTCAAACATGCATGGATCAGATGAGGACAAAGTTCCGGAGGCGGGCGTGTCATATTACGGACTGAATGCCAATGTCGCTCCTCCGGAGCTTTGGTGTGGAAACGCTGTCACCGGGCTGACGCCCGGTGCTAATGGAAAGTCGTCCTGGGACTGCGTAGCCTTTGGCGGTTGTGAGCCAGGTGTCCTGCTGAACGAAAGATTGATGGACTGGCCATTGGTTGAAAGCCTCGGCGGGGCGGTCCTCGGTTAGCACCGGGCGTCAGCCCGGTGCGCATTGCTGTTCGGTTGGCTTCCACTGTTCCAGAGCGGCGAGAACCTTTGGCGACAATCCTTCGAGCTTTGCCACACCAGGTTGATGGTCAACCGCAGAGAGGTAGAGCCCGTGCCGAATGTGCGGTCCGAAATACCCCAGAAGGATTATCGTAGCAGAGACCATCAAAGAAGATTGGAGCAGAACCAGATTTAGCACACCGTGTTCATCTGCATGATTCAACCCAAACAAGCACAAAATGCCGATGGCGACCCACCCCCAGAAGAGTTTTCTTTGGAGCAACGGGAACCTGCTGATCGAACACTCCAAATCGATGCGTTTTCGTACTCGATGGACTACGGCGCCGATTAGCATTGCCCATAATGCCGCAAACACGACGCTAAATATTACCCCGGTACGTAAATAGTCATCCGGGTCAGCAGCAACTGTTCCGTTGATTACGTCAATCCACATCGAAATGCAGGCGATTACGAGCGGTAGCATCATTCCAGGCCAAAGTAGCAAACCCAGAACTCTTGACAGAGTTAACCACGCTGGCAGGACATTGATGGTCAACGTAAGGCGCTGCAAGCCGTCGGTGCGGCCAGTTCGGAGACAGATTCTCGGCAACGCGCAGTTTTGCCCGCACAGAATATTTCTTCCCACAACCACATAGCCGCCCGGGACAGTGCCCAGATCGATGTCTGGCAGCACAGGTTGCAGATCCCGTGCCTCCGGCGGGCGGTATGGATTCTCAACTCTCGCCGTCAAGGGATTTCCCTGTCTCATCGTTTCAAGAACATCTCATCCAAATTCAGCAGCACGTTGCCAACGACGGTCATTGTGGCGGCGTCGAGGGGGTCGAGGCCTGCGGGGACCGGGCCGAGCGGATCGGTGGCCAGCTTGGCGGCGTCTTCCGGCGTTTGGGATAACCGGGCCTTTGTATCTTCGAACAATGCGACCAGTGACGCGACTTCTGCGTCAGTCGGATGACGCAACAGGCAACGTCGGAACGCGTGTGTGATCTGTTCGGACCGAACGGTTGAATGCTGCAATGCGAGGCGTGCCAGCGACTGAGCGGCTTCGACGTAGGCCGGGTCATTCAGCGTCACCAATGACTGCAACGGCGTGTTGGTGCGATTTCGTCGGACGGTACAGACTTCGCGGTTCGGCGCGTCGAACGTTGCCATCGACGGATACGGATTGCTGCGCCGCCAGGTTGTGTAAAGTCCTCGGCGGTAGCGATCCGTTCCTTCACTTGTCTGCCAGTCAGTGGAACTGCCGAATGCGGCGGACAGACCGAGGTTCGGCTGCGGCGGCTTCACCGGCGGACCGTACATTCTGTCGCTGAGCAGTCCGCTGACTGCCAAAGCCTGGTCTCGCACCATTTCGGCGCTGAGACGAATTCGCGGGCCGCGAGCCAGCCAGCGATCGTCCGGATCGGCTGCGGCAGCTTCGGCAGTCACTTTCGCCGATTGCCGGTATGTCGCCGACGTAACGATCGTGCGGATCAGGGCCTTGCTGTTCCAGCCGGATTCCATGAGTTCGACGGCCAGCCAGTCGAGCAGTTCGGGATGCGTCGACAGTTCGCCCTGCGATCCGAATTCTTCGCTGGTCAGCACGATGCCGCGGCCGAACAGCGTTTCCCAGTAGCGGTTGGCCAGCACGCGAGCCGTCAGCGGATTGGCCTCGTCGGTCAGCCATTCGGCCAGAGCCAGCCGGTCCATTGGCCGGTTTTCGGGCGGCGGATTGAATACGACAGGAACGCCCTCCTTCACAACCGAGCCCTGATCCAGGTAGTTGCCTCGATACTGAAGGTGCGTCTCACGGCGCTGGTCGGTGACTTCGCGAAGCACGGGAACGGACGTCGCGGGCTTGAGAGCCGCAAGTTCCGCGTGTGCCTGTGCCAGTTGTTGTCGCTGCGAAGCGAGTTCCGCCGCGATGTGCTGCCGGTAGTGTGCGGCAAGCTGATCGGACTGTTCCTGTGATCGCTGATCCGCGGCGGTGTCCAAAATCGCCAGCAGCGGCTGAGGCAGTTTTGAACGCTGAATGGCCGCATCGTCGCGAGTGGTATCGATGCGAAAGTGGCCGAGCAGATGATTGACGTGCGGCGAATTCTGTTCGATGGAAATTCGCAGCGTTGCAGGTTGCTCGACTTCGACCCGATTGTCTGCCACCAGCACCAACTGGTGAGTGTTCTTCGTACTGCCGCCGACAGCCCAGCCGTCGTCGTTGCCCGTTTTTCCGGACAGTACGTCAGCCGGTTCGAAGCCTGGCTGGTGGTAGTCGGCGAACGCCTGCGAAAGCGTCAGGTTGCGGACGTTGGCTGATGAGTACTCGGCCGAGGGATTCGGCGGTTCGGCGATTGTTTGCTGCGTGACG contains:
- a CDS encoding serine hydrolase domain-containing protein, with amino-acid sequence MSLRTNEHLRVNIGTAQSGDAMFLARSISKPVCVTGADDAVRQGRILWLGRPVEEVHSGIHRDGRDDVTMQHLLSHVSGLPDQRPDNNALRARHAPLSDFVHGAIRTPLHFAPGTQYQYSSMGILLATHVAEIITGETIHELVDRTVFRKLDLQHSAQGLGKFELRDMVPVQTEHAAPESGAGDPSAKNWDWNSDYWRRLGAPWGTTHMSAPTSAGSWTANSCREAAS
- a CDS encoding DUF1501 domain-containing protein — protein: MDITSRKLRPLRKPTGAKPGESSFANNCLLARRLVEQGVRYVQLFDWGWDFPRHRTTGRTH